The Eriocheir sinensis breed Jianghai 21 chromosome 49, ASM2467909v1, whole genome shotgun sequence genome has a segment encoding these proteins:
- the LOC126981897 gene encoding uncharacterized protein LOC126981897 isoform X1 yields MVCASLRGTTARARSLTGPAILKDASAAPPRPRRRRTSARSRRRARRRRASASPNTSAARARPARRDARARTASAATAQKKTCEELKGRCVKYNKLDEKCLGTQDLTAHCRSHKKICCLPPAQDAAVATQPCAAGVGATGGEAGGEAAGEQTGAQVAAGGEAGAEQPTGEAGAEQPAGEAGAEQPAGEAGAEQPAGEAGAEQPAGEAGAEQPAGEAGAEQPAGEAGAEQPAGEAGAEQPAGEAGAEQPAGEAGAEQPAGEVGAEAEQAGEQAGEQPDGEQPAAGAAEGEAAAAGEGAGRHIRAAEEEGQDDDEEEFDEEEYEDEEEDEDAEEDVEEEEEEEEFPLEGEASQIVLRRVNKNGEEILDSLTQRKVKKNKNEKKNKKNKTKKNKTNKNEKNKTNKNEKNKKNKTKNNKKNKVSKNKGTENRATAEGETESKGQSCRLGKKCKKANGVCQSPWDNCKGQIIDGACDTEGCVCCAPKTKKKKNKCKIQKACRKKKGKCQPEHKRCKGKTSKKGCKGKNCVCCYKKKNCRQSDECAKLSGKCQNKKKTCSGSISEEACKGKNCVCCIGIEEPEVCEPSEECTKVEGQCQSKDSECAGWIIEEKCAGDNCVCCINEQVVCDQADECEKIKGVCQSRSSECDGWAIDNMCTGDDCVCCIDEQVVCEQSMECEKIHGKCQDKDSECHGWAIDKVCEGENCVCCIHEEPVCEQSVECMKIKGQCQGKKAACNGWVIEKVCDGEDCVCCIDETTTTTTAAPTTTTAPVTTTTTAPTTTTAPTTTTTAPATTTTTVAPTTTTTAAPTTTTTTPTPTTTTTTPAPTTTTTTTTTTPTTTSTSTTTTSTTTTTTTTTTTTTTTTTTT; encoded by the exons ATGGTGTGTGCCAGTCTCCGTGGGACAACTGCAAGGGCCAGATCATTGACGGGGCCTGCGATACTGAAGGATGCGTCTGCTGCGCCC ccaagaccaagaagaagaagaacaagtgcAAGATCCAGAAGGCgtgcaagaagaagaagggcaagtgCCAGCCCGAACACAAGCGCTGCAAGGGCAAGACCAGCAAGAAGGGATGCAAGGGCAAGAACTGCGTCTGCTGCTACA GCTCAGAAGAAGACCTGCGAGGAACTCAAGGGTCGGTGCGTCAAATATAATAAGTTGGACGAGAAGTGCCTTGGCACCCAAGACTTGACCGCGCACTGCCGAAGCCATAAGAAGATCTGCTGCCTGCCTCCAG CCCAAGACGCCGCCGTTGCCACTCAACCATGCGCTGCGGGGGTTGGTGCGACAGGTGGTGAGGCAGGTGGAGAGGCAGCAGGTGAGCAGACAGGTGCGCAGGTGGCGGCGGGAGGCGAAGCAGGAGCAGAACAGCCAACAGgggaagcaggagcagaacagccagcaggggaagcaggagcagaacagccagcaggggaagcaggagcagaacagccagcaggggaagcaggagcagaacagccagcaggggaagcaggagcagaacagccagcaggggaagcaggagcagaacagccagcaggggaagcaggagcagaacagccagcaggggaagcaggagcagaacagccagcaggggaagcaggagcagaacagccagcaggggaagcaggagcagaacaGCCAGCAGGGGAAGTAGGAGCAGAAGCAGAACAGGCAGGAGAACAGGCAGGAGAACAACCAGATGGAGAGCAGCCAGCAGCAGGAGCCGCAGAaggcgaagcagcagcagcaggagaaggagcaggTCGCCACATTAGGGCAGcagaggaagaaggacaagatgatgatgaggaagagttcgacgaagaagaatatgaagacgaggaagaagatgaagatgccgaagaagacgtagaagaagaggaagaggaagaagagttccCATTGGAAGGAGAGGCAAGCCAAATAGTGTTGAGAAGAGTAAacaagaatggagaagaaatatTGGATAGCTTGAcgcagaggaaggtgaagaagaacaagaacgagaagaagaacaagaagaataagacgaagaagaacaagacaaacaagaatgagaagaacaagacaaacaagaatgagaagaacaagaagaataagacgaagaacaacaagaagaacaaagtgAGCAAGAACAAGGGCACGGAGAACAGGGCCACCGCCGAAGGGGAGACTGAATCCAAGGGCCAAt CGTGTCGTCTTGGCAAGAAGTGCAAGAAGGCCAATGGTGTGTGCCAGTCTCCGTGGGACAACTGCAAGGGCCAGATCATTGACGGGGCCTGCGATACTGAAGGATGCGTCTGCTGCGCCC ccaagaccaagaagaagaagaacaagtgcAAGATCCAGAAGGCGTGcaggaagaagaagggcaagtGCCAGCCCGAACACAAGCGCTGCAAGGGCAAGACCAGCAAGAAGGGATGCAAGGGCAAGAACTGCGTCTGCTGCTACA AGAAGAAGAATTGCCGGCAGAGCGACGAATGCGCGAAACTCAGTGGAAAATgccagaacaagaagaagacttGCAGCGGCTCGATCTCCGAAGAGGCCTGCAAGGGCAAGAACTGCGTGTGTTGCATTGGCATTG AGGAACCCGAGGTGTGCGAGCCATCCGAGGAATGCACCAAGGTTGAGGGCCAGTGTCAGAGCAAGGATAGTGAATGTGCTGGTTGGATCATTGAGGAGAAGTGCGCCGGAGATAATTGTGTTTGTTGCATCA atGAGCAGGTGGTGTGCGATCAAGCAGATGAGTGTGAGAAGATCAAGGGCGTTTGCCAGAGCAGGTCAAGCGAGTGCGATGGTTGGGCCATTGACAACATGTGCACCGGTGATGACTGTGTGTGTTGCATCG ATGAGCAGGTGGTGTGCGAACAGTCCATGGAGTGTGAGAAGATCCACGGCAAGTGCCAGGACAAGGACAGCGAGTGCCACGGCTGGGCCATCGACAAAGTGTGCGAGGGTGAAAACTGCGTGTGTTGCATCC ATGAGGAGCCGGTGTGTGAACAGTCAGTGGAGTGTATGAAGATCAAGGGCCAGTGTCAGGGCAAGAAGGCAGCATGCAACGGCTGGGTCATTGAGAAAGTGTGTGACGGCGAGGACTGTGTGTGTTGCATCG ATGagacaacaaccaccacaaccgcagcacccaccaccaccacagcacccgtcaccaccaccaccacagcacccaccaccaccacagcacccaccaccaccaccacagcacccgccaccaccaccacaaccgtagcacccaccactaccacaacagccgcaccaacaaccaccaccaccacccccactccaacaaccactaccactaccccagcaccaaccaccaccaccacaaccaccaccacaacccccaccactacctctactagcACCACTaccacaagtaccaccaccaccacgactaccaccaccaccaccaccaccactactaccaccactacttaa
- the LOC126981897 gene encoding uncharacterized protein LOC126981897 isoform X4 produces the protein MRGYLYLTFTLVVLAAASTQAQKKTCEELKGRCVKYNKLDEKCLGTQDLTAHCRSHKKICCLPPAQDAAVATQPCAAGVGATGGEAGGEAAGEQTGAQVAAGGEAGAEQPTGEAGAEQPAGEAGAEQPAGEAGAEQPAGEAGAEQPAGEAGAEQPAGEAGAEQPAGEAGAEQPAGEAGAEQPAGEAGAEQPAGEAGAEQPAGEVGAEAEQAGEQAGEQPDGEQPAAGAAEGEAAAAGEGAGRHIRAAEEEGQDDDEEEFDEEEYEDEEEDEDAEEDVEEEEEEEEFPLEGEASQIVLRRVNKNGEEILDSLTQRKVKKNKNEKKNKKNKTKKNKTNKNEKNKTNKNEKNKKNKTKNNKKNKVSKNKGTENRATAEGETESKGQSCRLGKKCKKANGVCQSPWDNCKGQIIDGACDTEGCVCCAPKTKKKKNKCKIQKACRKKKGKCQPEHKRCKGKTSKKGCKGKNCVCCYKKKNCRQSDECAKLSGKCQNKKKTCSGSISEEACKGKNCVCCIGIEEPEVCEPSEECTKVEGQCQSKDSECAGWIIEEKCAGDNCVCCINEQVVCDQADECEKIKGVCQSRSSECDGWAIDNMCTGDDCVCCIDEQVVCEQSMECEKIHGKCQDKDSECHGWAIDKVCEGENCVCCIHEEPVCEQSVECMKIKGQCQGKKAACNGWVIEKVCDGEDCVCCIDETTTTTTAAPTTTTAPVTTTTTAPTTTTAPTTTTTAPATTTTTVAPTTTTTAAPTTTTTTPTPTTTTTTPAPTTTTTTTTTTPTTTSTSTTTTSTTTTTTTTTTTTTTTTTTT, from the exons ATGAGGGGTTACCTGTACCTTACCTTCACCCTCGTGGTCCTGGCCGCAGCCTCCACACAG GCTCAGAAGAAGACCTGCGAGGAACTCAAGGGTCGGTGCGTCAAATATAATAAGTTGGACGAGAAGTGCCTTGGCACCCAAGACTTGACCGCGCACTGCCGAAGCCATAAGAAGATCTGCTGCCTGCCTCCAG CCCAAGACGCCGCCGTTGCCACTCAACCATGCGCTGCGGGGGTTGGTGCGACAGGTGGTGAGGCAGGTGGAGAGGCAGCAGGTGAGCAGACAGGTGCGCAGGTGGCGGCGGGAGGCGAAGCAGGAGCAGAACAGCCAACAGgggaagcaggagcagaacagccagcaggggaagcaggagcagaacagccagcaggggaagcaggagcagaacagccagcaggggaagcaggagcagaacagccagcaggggaagcaggagcagaacagccagcaggggaagcaggagcagaacagccagcaggggaagcaggagcagaacagccagcaggggaagcaggagcagaacagccagcaggggaagcaggagcagaacagccagcaggggaagcaggagcagaacaGCCAGCAGGGGAAGTAGGAGCAGAAGCAGAACAGGCAGGAGAACAGGCAGGAGAACAACCAGATGGAGAGCAGCCAGCAGCAGGAGCCGCAGAaggcgaagcagcagcagcaggagaaggagcaggTCGCCACATTAGGGCAGcagaggaagaaggacaagatgatgatgaggaagagttcgacgaagaagaatatgaagacgaggaagaagatgaagatgccgaagaagacgtagaagaagaggaagaggaagaagagttccCATTGGAAGGAGAGGCAAGCCAAATAGTGTTGAGAAGAGTAAacaagaatggagaagaaatatTGGATAGCTTGAcgcagaggaaggtgaagaagaacaagaacgagaagaagaacaagaagaataagacgaagaagaacaagacaaacaagaatgagaagaacaagacaaacaagaatgagaagaacaagaagaataagacgaagaacaacaagaagaacaaagtgAGCAAGAACAAGGGCACGGAGAACAGGGCCACCGCCGAAGGGGAGACTGAATCCAAGGGCCAAt CGTGTCGTCTTGGCAAGAAGTGCAAGAAGGCCAATGGTGTGTGCCAGTCTCCGTGGGACAACTGCAAGGGCCAGATCATTGACGGGGCCTGCGATACTGAAGGATGCGTCTGCTGCGCCC ccaagaccaagaagaagaagaacaagtgcAAGATCCAGAAGGCGTGcaggaagaagaagggcaagtGCCAGCCCGAACACAAGCGCTGCAAGGGCAAGACCAGCAAGAAGGGATGCAAGGGCAAGAACTGCGTCTGCTGCTACA AGAAGAAGAATTGCCGGCAGAGCGACGAATGCGCGAAACTCAGTGGAAAATgccagaacaagaagaagacttGCAGCGGCTCGATCTCCGAAGAGGCCTGCAAGGGCAAGAACTGCGTGTGTTGCATTGGCATTG AGGAACCCGAGGTGTGCGAGCCATCCGAGGAATGCACCAAGGTTGAGGGCCAGTGTCAGAGCAAGGATAGTGAATGTGCTGGTTGGATCATTGAGGAGAAGTGCGCCGGAGATAATTGTGTTTGTTGCATCA atGAGCAGGTGGTGTGCGATCAAGCAGATGAGTGTGAGAAGATCAAGGGCGTTTGCCAGAGCAGGTCAAGCGAGTGCGATGGTTGGGCCATTGACAACATGTGCACCGGTGATGACTGTGTGTGTTGCATCG ATGAGCAGGTGGTGTGCGAACAGTCCATGGAGTGTGAGAAGATCCACGGCAAGTGCCAGGACAAGGACAGCGAGTGCCACGGCTGGGCCATCGACAAAGTGTGCGAGGGTGAAAACTGCGTGTGTTGCATCC ATGAGGAGCCGGTGTGTGAACAGTCAGTGGAGTGTATGAAGATCAAGGGCCAGTGTCAGGGCAAGAAGGCAGCATGCAACGGCTGGGTCATTGAGAAAGTGTGTGACGGCGAGGACTGTGTGTGTTGCATCG ATGagacaacaaccaccacaaccgcagcacccaccaccaccacagcacccgtcaccaccaccaccacagcacccaccaccaccacagcacccaccaccaccaccacagcacccgccaccaccaccacaaccgtagcacccaccactaccacaacagccgcaccaacaaccaccaccaccacccccactccaacaaccactaccactaccccagcaccaaccaccaccaccacaaccaccaccacaacccccaccactacctctactagcACCACTaccacaagtaccaccaccaccacgactaccaccaccaccaccaccaccactactaccaccactacttaa
- the LOC126981897 gene encoding uncharacterized protein LOC126981897 isoform X6 gives MRGYLYLTFTLVVLAAASTQAQKKTCEELKGRCVKYNKLDEQCLGTQDLTAHCRSHKKICCLPPAQDAAVATQPCAAGVGATGGEAGGEAAGEQTGAQVAAGGEAGAEQPTGEAGAEQPAGEAGAEQPAGEAGAEQPAGEAGAEQPAGEAGAEQPAGEAGAEQPAGEAGAEQPAGEAGAEQPAGEAGAEQPAGEAGAEQPAGEVGAEAEQAGEQAGEQPDGEQPAAGAAEGEAAAAGEGAGRHIRAAEEEGQDDDEEEFDEEEYEDEEEDEDAEEDVEEEEEEEEFPLEGEASQIVLRRVNKNGEEILDSLTQRKVKKNKNEKKNKKNKTKKNKTNKNEKNKTNKNEKNKKNKTKNNKKNKVSKNKGTENRATAEGETESKGQSCRLGKKCKKANGVCQSPWDNCKGQIIDGACDTEGCVCCAPKTKKKKNKCKIQKACRKKKGKCQPEHKRCKGKTSKKGCKGKNCVCCYKKKNCRQSDECAKLSGKCQNKKKTCSGSISEEACKGKNCVCCIGIEEPEVCEPSEECTKVEGQCQSKDSECAGWIIEEKCAGDNCVCCINEQVVCDQADECEKIKGVCQSRSSECDGWAIDNMCTGDDCVCCIDEQVVCEQSMECEKIHGKCQDKDSECHGWAIDKVCEGENCVCCIHEEPVCEQSVECMKIKGQCQGKKAACNGWVIEKVCDGEDCVCCIDETTTTTTAAPTTTTAPVTTTTTAPTTTTAPTTTTTAPATTTTTVAPTTTTTAAPTTTTTTPTPTTTTTTPAPTTTTTTTTTTPTTTSTSTTTTSTTTTTTTTTTTTTTTTTTT, from the exons ATGAGGGGTTACCTGTACCTTACCTTCACCCTCGTGGTCCTGGCCGCAGCCTCCACACAG GCTCAGAAGAAGACCTGCGAGGAACTCAAGGGTCGGTGCGTCAAATATAATAAGTTGGACGAGCAGTGCCTTGGCACCCAAGACTTGACCGCGCACTGCCGAAGCCATAAGAAGATCTGCTGCCTGCCTCCAG CCCAAGACGCCGCCGTTGCCACTCAACCATGCGCTGCGGGGGTTGGTGCGACAGGTGGTGAGGCAGGTGGAGAGGCAGCAGGTGAGCAGACAGGTGCGCAGGTGGCGGCGGGAGGCGAAGCAGGAGCAGAACAGCCAACAGgggaagcaggagcagaacagccagcaggggaagcaggagcagaacagccagcaggggaagcaggagcagaacagccagcaggggaagcaggagcagaacagccagcaggggaagcaggagcagaacagccagcaggggaagcaggagcagaacagccagcaggggaagcaggagcagaacagccagcaggggaagcaggagcagaacagccagcaggggaagcaggagcagaacagccagcaggggaagcaggagcagaacaGCCAGCAGGGGAAGTAGGAGCAGAAGCAGAACAGGCAGGAGAACAGGCAGGAGAACAACCAGATGGAGAGCAGCCAGCAGCAGGAGCCGCAGAaggcgaagcagcagcagcaggagaaggagcaggTCGCCACATTAGGGCAGcagaggaagaaggacaagatgatgatgaggaagagttcgacgaagaagaatatgaagacgaggaagaagatgaagatgccgaagaagacgtagaagaagaggaagaggaagaagagttccCATTGGAAGGAGAGGCAAGCCAAATAGTGTTGAGAAGAGTAAacaagaatggagaagaaatatTGGATAGCTTGAcgcagaggaaggtgaagaagaacaagaacgagaagaagaacaagaagaataagacgaagaagaacaagacaaacaagaatgagaagaacaagacaaacaagaatgagaagaacaagaagaataagacgaagaacaacaagaagaacaaagtgAGCAAGAACAAGGGCACGGAGAACAGGGCCACCGCCGAAGGGGAGACTGAATCCAAGGGCCAAt CGTGTCGTCTTGGCAAGAAGTGCAAGAAGGCCAATGGTGTGTGCCAGTCTCCGTGGGACAACTGCAAGGGCCAGATCATTGACGGGGCCTGCGATACTGAAGGATGCGTCTGCTGCGCCC ccaagaccaagaagaagaagaacaagtgcAAGATCCAGAAGGCGTGcaggaagaagaagggcaagtGCCAGCCCGAACACAAGCGCTGCAAGGGCAAGACCAGCAAGAAGGGATGCAAGGGCAAGAACTGCGTCTGCTGCTACA AGAAGAAGAATTGCCGGCAGAGCGACGAATGCGCGAAACTCAGTGGAAAATgccagaacaagaagaagacttGCAGCGGCTCGATCTCCGAAGAGGCCTGCAAGGGCAAGAACTGCGTGTGTTGCATTGGCATTG AGGAACCCGAGGTGTGCGAGCCATCCGAGGAATGCACCAAGGTTGAGGGCCAGTGTCAGAGCAAGGATAGTGAATGTGCTGGTTGGATCATTGAGGAGAAGTGCGCCGGAGATAATTGTGTTTGTTGCATCA atGAGCAGGTGGTGTGCGATCAAGCAGATGAGTGTGAGAAGATCAAGGGCGTTTGCCAGAGCAGGTCAAGCGAGTGCGATGGTTGGGCCATTGACAACATGTGCACCGGTGATGACTGTGTGTGTTGCATCG ATGAGCAGGTGGTGTGCGAACAGTCCATGGAGTGTGAGAAGATCCACGGCAAGTGCCAGGACAAGGACAGCGAGTGCCACGGCTGGGCCATCGACAAAGTGTGCGAGGGTGAAAACTGCGTGTGTTGCATCC ATGAGGAGCCGGTGTGTGAACAGTCAGTGGAGTGTATGAAGATCAAGGGCCAGTGTCAGGGCAAGAAGGCAGCATGCAACGGCTGGGTCATTGAGAAAGTGTGTGACGGCGAGGACTGTGTGTGTTGCATCG ATGagacaacaaccaccacaaccgcagcacccaccaccaccacagcacccgtcaccaccaccaccacagcacccaccaccaccacagcacccaccaccaccaccacagcacccgccaccaccaccacaaccgtagcacccaccactaccacaacagccgcaccaacaaccaccaccaccacccccactccaacaaccactaccactaccccagcaccaaccaccaccaccacaaccaccaccacaacccccaccactacctctactagcACCACTaccacaagtaccaccaccaccacgactaccaccaccaccaccaccaccactactaccaccactacttaa
- the LOC126981897 gene encoding uncharacterized protein LOC126981897 isoform X2, translating to MVCASLRGTTARARSLTGPAILKDASAAPPRPRRRRTSARSRRRARRRRASASPNTSAARARPARRDARARTASAATAQKKTCEELKGRCVKYNKLDEKCLGTQDLTAHCRSHKKICCLPPAQDAAVATQPCAAGVGATGGEAGGEAAGEQTGAQVAAGGEAGAEQPTGEAGAEQPAGEAGAEQPAGEAGAEQPAGEAGAEQPAGEAGAEQPAGEAGAEQPAGEAGAEQPAGEAGAEQPAGEAGAEQPAGEAGAEQPAGEVGAEAEQAGEQAGEQPDGEQPAAGAAEGEAAAAGEGAGRHIRAAEEEGQDDDEEEFDEEEYEDEEEDEDAEEDVEEEEEEEEFPLEGEASQIVLRRVNKNGEEILDSLTQRKVKKNKNEKKNKKNKTKKNKTNKNEKNKTNKNEKNKKNKTKNNKKNKVSKNKGTENRATAEGETESKGQSCRLGKKCKKANGVCQSPWDNCKGQIIDGACDTEGCVCCAPKTKKKKNKCKIQKACRKKKGKCQPEHKRCKGKTSKKGCKGKNCVCCYKKKNCRQSDECAKLSGKCQNKKKTCSGSISEEACKGKNCVCCIGIEEPEVCEPSEECTKVEGQCQSKDSECAGWIIEEKCAGDNCVCCINEQVVCEQSMECEKIHGKCQDKDSECHGWAIDKVCEGENCVCCIHEEPVCEQSVECMKIKGQCQGKKAACNGWVIEKVCDGEDCVCCIDETTTTTTAAPTTTTAPVTTTTTAPTTTTAPTTTTTAPATTTTTVAPTTTTTAAPTTTTTTPTPTTTTTTPAPTTTTTTTTTTPTTTSTSTTTTSTTTTTTTTTTTTTTTTTTT from the exons ATGGTGTGTGCCAGTCTCCGTGGGACAACTGCAAGGGCCAGATCATTGACGGGGCCTGCGATACTGAAGGATGCGTCTGCTGCGCCC ccaagaccaagaagaagaagaacaagtgcAAGATCCAGAAGGCgtgcaagaagaagaagggcaagtgCCAGCCCGAACACAAGCGCTGCAAGGGCAAGACCAGCAAGAAGGGATGCAAGGGCAAGAACTGCGTCTGCTGCTACA GCTCAGAAGAAGACCTGCGAGGAACTCAAGGGTCGGTGCGTCAAATATAATAAGTTGGACGAGAAGTGCCTTGGCACCCAAGACTTGACCGCGCACTGCCGAAGCCATAAGAAGATCTGCTGCCTGCCTCCAG CCCAAGACGCCGCCGTTGCCACTCAACCATGCGCTGCGGGGGTTGGTGCGACAGGTGGTGAGGCAGGTGGAGAGGCAGCAGGTGAGCAGACAGGTGCGCAGGTGGCGGCGGGAGGCGAAGCAGGAGCAGAACAGCCAACAGgggaagcaggagcagaacagccagcaggggaagcaggagcagaacagccagcaggggaagcaggagcagaacagccagcaggggaagcaggagcagaacagccagcaggggaagcaggagcagaacagccagcaggggaagcaggagcagaacagccagcaggggaagcaggagcagaacagccagcaggggaagcaggagcagaacagccagcaggggaagcaggagcagaacagccagcaggggaagcaggagcagaacaGCCAGCAGGGGAAGTAGGAGCAGAAGCAGAACAGGCAGGAGAACAGGCAGGAGAACAACCAGATGGAGAGCAGCCAGCAGCAGGAGCCGCAGAaggcgaagcagcagcagcaggagaaggagcaggTCGCCACATTAGGGCAGcagaggaagaaggacaagatgatgatgaggaagagttcgacgaagaagaatatgaagacgaggaagaagatgaagatgccgaagaagacgtagaagaagaggaagaggaagaagagttccCATTGGAAGGAGAGGCAAGCCAAATAGTGTTGAGAAGAGTAAacaagaatggagaagaaatatTGGATAGCTTGAcgcagaggaaggtgaagaagaacaagaacgagaagaagaacaagaagaataagacgaagaagaacaagacaaacaagaatgagaagaacaagacaaacaagaatgagaagaacaagaagaataagacgaagaacaacaagaagaacaaagtgAGCAAGAACAAGGGCACGGAGAACAGGGCCACCGCCGAAGGGGAGACTGAATCCAAGGGCCAAt CGTGTCGTCTTGGCAAGAAGTGCAAGAAGGCCAATGGTGTGTGCCAGTCTCCGTGGGACAACTGCAAGGGCCAGATCATTGACGGGGCCTGCGATACTGAAGGATGCGTCTGCTGCGCCC ccaagaccaagaagaagaagaacaagtgcAAGATCCAGAAGGCGTGcaggaagaagaagggcaagtGCCAGCCCGAACACAAGCGCTGCAAGGGCAAGACCAGCAAGAAGGGATGCAAGGGCAAGAACTGCGTCTGCTGCTACA AGAAGAAGAATTGCCGGCAGAGCGACGAATGCGCGAAACTCAGTGGAAAATgccagaacaagaagaagacttGCAGCGGCTCGATCTCCGAAGAGGCCTGCAAGGGCAAGAACTGCGTGTGTTGCATTGGCATTG AGGAACCCGAGGTGTGCGAGCCATCCGAGGAATGCACCAAGGTTGAGGGCCAGTGTCAGAGCAAGGATAGTGAATGTGCTGGTTGGATCATTGAGGAGAAGTGCGCCGGAGATAATTGTGTTTGTTGCATCA ATGAGCAGGTGGTGTGCGAACAGTCCATGGAGTGTGAGAAGATCCACGGCAAGTGCCAGGACAAGGACAGCGAGTGCCACGGCTGGGCCATCGACAAAGTGTGCGAGGGTGAAAACTGCGTGTGTTGCATCC ATGAGGAGCCGGTGTGTGAACAGTCAGTGGAGTGTATGAAGATCAAGGGCCAGTGTCAGGGCAAGAAGGCAGCATGCAACGGCTGGGTCATTGAGAAAGTGTGTGACGGCGAGGACTGTGTGTGTTGCATCG ATGagacaacaaccaccacaaccgcagcacccaccaccaccacagcacccgtcaccaccaccaccacagcacccaccaccaccacagcacccaccaccaccaccacagcacccgccaccaccaccacaaccgtagcacccaccactaccacaacagccgcaccaacaaccaccaccaccacccccactccaacaaccactaccactaccccagcaccaaccaccaccaccacaaccaccaccacaacccccaccactacctctactagcACCACTaccacaagtaccaccaccaccacgactaccaccaccaccaccaccaccactactaccaccactacttaa